The following proteins are encoded in a genomic region of Polynucleobacter paludilacus:
- the fliI gene encoding flagellar protein export ATPase FliI translates to MKLIDQAARDLPLDGLLSLFINNCKDSVDQLDSLRYAGRVIKVTGLVIEALGVDLPVGSICIIPLNDGKEIEAEVVGFDQKKLFLMPQGSIEGIAPDAKVYLKNNLAKYGELYLSKTDDEQKQKQVSSHLSQLPVGDQLLGRVLDASGNPLDGLGPLKADSYKSLQSEPINPLRRAPIDHILDVGVRAINSLLTVGRGQRMGLFAGSGVGKSILLGMMARYTDADVIVVGLIGERGREVKEFIESILGEEGLKRSVVVAAPADESPLMRMQGANYSSAIAEYFRDQGKHVLLIMDSLTRFSMAQREIALAIGEPPATKGYPPSVFAKLPKLVERAGNSDVGGGSITAFYTVLTEGDDQQDPIADAARSILDGHIVLDRTLAEAGHYPAINVEQSISRVMHSIIDPAHQDSARKIKQLNAKYSRNLDLINVGAYVGGADSVLDEAIKKHTAIELFLKQDLHVKSTLEESIEGLHQINTAQL, encoded by the coding sequence ATGAAGCTTATCGACCAAGCAGCCAGAGATTTGCCGCTTGATGGTCTTTTATCATTATTTATTAATAACTGTAAAGATTCAGTTGATCAGTTAGATTCTCTTCGTTATGCCGGTCGTGTGATCAAAGTTACAGGTCTAGTCATTGAGGCTTTGGGGGTAGATTTACCGGTTGGTAGTATCTGCATTATCCCTCTGAACGATGGCAAAGAGATTGAAGCTGAGGTAGTTGGCTTTGATCAAAAGAAACTCTTTTTGATGCCTCAAGGCAGTATCGAAGGCATTGCACCTGATGCTAAGGTCTATCTCAAAAATAATCTAGCTAAATACGGCGAGTTGTATTTATCCAAGACCGATGATGAGCAGAAACAAAAACAAGTTAGCTCACATCTAAGTCAACTACCGGTTGGTGATCAATTATTAGGTAGGGTGCTCGATGCATCCGGCAATCCCTTGGATGGACTGGGCCCCTTAAAAGCCGATAGCTATAAGTCACTGCAATCGGAGCCGATTAATCCACTGAGACGAGCCCCAATTGACCATATCTTAGATGTGGGCGTGAGAGCAATTAATAGCCTACTCACTGTTGGTCGGGGCCAGCGGATGGGTTTATTTGCTGGATCTGGCGTCGGTAAAAGTATTTTGCTGGGCATGATGGCGCGCTATACCGATGCGGATGTGATTGTTGTAGGTCTGATCGGCGAACGTGGACGCGAGGTTAAGGAGTTCATCGAGTCTATTCTGGGTGAAGAGGGACTTAAAAGGTCTGTGGTTGTAGCTGCACCGGCCGACGAGTCCCCTCTGATGAGAATGCAAGGCGCTAATTATTCTTCAGCGATTGCAGAGTACTTTCGGGATCAGGGTAAACATGTTCTATTAATCATGGATTCATTAACCCGTTTCTCAATGGCTCAACGTGAAATAGCACTAGCTATTGGCGAACCTCCAGCTACCAAAGGTTATCCTCCTTCTGTATTTGCAAAGCTCCCAAAACTGGTTGAGCGGGCTGGTAACAGTGATGTTGGGGGCGGATCAATTACCGCTTTTTATACTGTCTTAACCGAAGGAGACGATCAGCAAGATCCGATAGCAGATGCTGCCCGCTCAATTTTGGATGGCCACATTGTTTTAGATAGAACCTTGGCAGAGGCAGGGCATTATCCAGCTATTAATGTTGAGCAATCGATTAGCCGGGTCATGCACAGCATTATTGATCCTGCGCATCAAGACAGTGCGCGCAAGATTAAACAATTGAACGCTAAGTACAGTCGAAATCTAGACCTAATCAACGTAGGCGCTTATGTTGGTGGTGCTGATAGCGTTTTAGATGAGGCGATTAAAAAACATACAGCAATTGAGCTCTTCTTAAAACAAGATCTTCACGTTAAGTCGACACTTGAAGAAAGTATTGAGGGCCTTCATCAAATTAATACGGCGCAGTTATGA
- the fliM gene encoding flagellar motor switch protein FliM, protein MADDALSENEIDALLKDVEEGEAAPAPAADTSKPQSFSLGNQERIVRGRMPTFENIHERFIRLFRISMSTFLSRLVEIKATAVETCKYSEFVAKHKNPTNINLLKIKPLRATNLMIIDPELVLFVVDNLFGGGGRFKTSAVDREFTPTELRIVERILEVFFEPYAEAWAPVHPIEYEYIRSEMNMQFANIAMMSEVVVTTTFTVEIEEKSYEMEICIPYSALEPIRDLLTSQMQGRVQDVDLKWIEMLHETVQSVELEIKANLGSKKLLLEEVVDMKIGDLIQLEYNPFVIATTDDVPIFECRYGIYNKKHALKIEKFLQSNLNEYVRTTEDEQPE, encoded by the coding sequence ATGGCAGATGACGCTCTCTCGGAAAATGAAATAGACGCACTCTTAAAAGATGTGGAAGAGGGTGAAGCTGCGCCTGCACCGGCAGCTGATACATCTAAACCTCAGTCTTTTAGTCTTGGCAATCAAGAGCGTATTGTGCGTGGGCGAATGCCTACGTTCGAGAATATTCACGAACGTTTTATTCGTTTGTTCCGTATCAGTATGTCGACTTTCTTGAGTCGCCTGGTTGAGATAAAGGCAACAGCTGTAGAGACTTGTAAATATAGCGAGTTTGTTGCTAAGCATAAAAATCCAACCAATATCAACTTACTGAAGATCAAGCCGCTCCGTGCGACTAATTTGATGATTATTGACCCTGAGTTGGTCTTGTTTGTAGTGGATAACCTCTTTGGTGGCGGCGGCCGTTTTAAGACTTCAGCGGTTGATCGTGAATTTACTCCTACTGAACTTCGAATCGTAGAGCGGATCCTTGAGGTCTTCTTTGAGCCTTATGCCGAAGCTTGGGCACCCGTGCATCCAATCGAGTATGAATATATTCGTTCCGAAATGAATATGCAGTTCGCAAATATTGCGATGATGAGTGAAGTTGTCGTAACAACGACATTTACCGTCGAGATTGAAGAAAAAAGCTATGAAATGGAAATTTGCATTCCATATTCAGCGCTAGAGCCCATTCGGGACTTGCTTACATCGCAAATGCAGGGTCGAGTTCAAGACGTTGATTTGAAGTGGATTGAGATGTTGCACGAAACAGTTCAATCAGTTGAGTTAGAAATTAAAGCGAATTTAGGCTCTAAAAAGCTTCTGCTTGAAGAGGTTGTAGACATGAAGATCGGCGACTTAATTCAGCTTGAATACAACCCATTTGTCATTGCAACTACTGACGATGTTCCGATATTTGAATGCCGTTATGGAATCTATAACAAGAAGCATGCCTTAAAAATTGAGAAATTTTTGCAATCTAACCTAAATGAATATGTAAGGACAACAGAAGATGAGCAACCAGAATGA
- the fliQ gene encoding flagellar biosynthesis protein FliQ gives MTPESVMNIGRAAMEVTLTVGAPLLLVSLIVGLIVSIFQTVTQINEATLTFIPKLLAVLVTLMVAGPWMMAVLVDYMHKTLTSFPFLNS, from the coding sequence ATGACACCAGAATCAGTCATGAATATTGGCCGTGCGGCCATGGAAGTCACTCTAACTGTTGGCGCGCCACTCTTGCTGGTTTCGCTTATTGTGGGTTTGATTGTCAGTATTTTTCAAACTGTGACACAGATCAATGAAGCAACATTGACTTTCATTCCTAAGCTATTAGCCGTCTTGGTCACCCTAATGGTAGCTGGACCTTGGATGATGGCGGTGTTAGTGGATTACATGCACAAGACGCTCACTAGCTTTCCGTTCCTGAATAGTTAA
- a CDS encoding FliH/SctL family protein, with translation MSRPAEGFLFVDLVPPGFGKPPPKEIPPPLPTTEEIQAIKDKAFADGLESGYKDGYAKGKSLAESENLIDKQVLQKLTEQFSTVIANKSIEICEDVLSLSLAIAKAMVKTEVKVNPAVICPLILEGTKKLVDINQLQLFLNPFDASIVRKYLQAELEAHQWQIMDDPEMEQGGCRLQTAQNSVDASNESRWKVVTESLGRVTDWHEA, from the coding sequence ATGTCTAGACCAGCAGAAGGATTTCTCTTCGTTGATCTGGTCCCCCCTGGGTTCGGCAAGCCTCCTCCAAAAGAGATACCGCCGCCTTTACCTACGACTGAAGAAATTCAGGCCATTAAGGACAAGGCATTTGCAGATGGCCTCGAATCTGGCTATAAAGATGGCTATGCAAAAGGGAAGTCTCTGGCGGAGTCTGAAAACCTCATAGATAAACAGGTCTTGCAAAAACTGACTGAGCAATTTTCAACTGTCATTGCCAATAAAAGTATTGAAATTTGCGAAGATGTATTGAGTCTATCTTTAGCTATTGCCAAAGCCATGGTAAAGACTGAGGTTAAGGTCAATCCTGCAGTGATCTGTCCTTTGATCTTAGAAGGCACAAAGAAGTTGGTGGATATCAATCAATTACAGTTATTTCTAAATCCCTTTGATGCCAGCATAGTGAGGAAGTATCTGCAGGCTGAGCTTGAGGCTCATCAGTGGCAAATTATGGATGATCCAGAAATGGAGCAGGGTGGATGCCGACTGCAGACTGCTCAGAATTCTGTCGATGCTAGCAATGAATCCCGTTGGAAGGTGGTTACCGAGAGTTTGGGTAGAGTGACAGACTGGCATGAGGCTTAA
- a CDS encoding BLUF domain-containing protein, which yields MYQLIYISSATHQISKAEFEELAAHALKKNTEMGITGTLAFKDGNFMQVIEGEQEAIAHLFAQIKEDSRHTLVSIIQEGGISAREYSGWISSFYDSEEGECESAA from the coding sequence ATGTATCAGCTTATCTACATTAGTTCTGCCACCCATCAGATCTCCAAAGCCGAGTTTGAGGAATTGGCTGCCCATGCGCTGAAGAAAAATACTGAGATGGGTATAACGGGTACTTTAGCTTTTAAGGACGGCAATTTTATGCAAGTCATTGAAGGTGAGCAGGAGGCCATTGCCCATCTTTTCGCACAAATTAAGGAAGATTCTCGCCATACCTTGGTCAGTATTATTCAAGAGGGGGGCATTAGTGCCAGAGAATATAGCGGCTGGATCAGTAGCTTTTATGATTCTGAGGAGGGGGAATGCGAGTCTGCCGCTTAA
- the fliR gene encoding flagellar biosynthetic protein FliR, with translation MITFNSHIFEAWVIALMLPLTRILGFIAIAPFFSTTSFTIPVKVAFGVMLALIVIPAVPEIPRIDILSFQGILIVAEQVIIGLAMGLAAQIIFTGVEMAGQLSGLMMGFGFASFFDPQSQTNTPAIGTMMNILAMMVFLSINGHLILVSGLLESFRTFPIGVEAHGIDMMRIALWGSKIFSIGLQLALPMVAALLITNIALGILTRAAPQLNIFGIGFPITICVGFIVFALMMPSMAPAYRYFIEQGIATSQSIIQLR, from the coding sequence ATGATTACCTTCAACAGCCATATCTTTGAAGCCTGGGTCATCGCTTTAATGTTGCCCTTAACCCGTATTTTGGGCTTCATCGCCATTGCACCGTTCTTTTCTACTACTTCTTTTACGATCCCCGTCAAAGTCGCATTTGGCGTCATGCTCGCTCTGATTGTGATTCCAGCTGTTCCAGAAATTCCCCGCATTGATATTTTGTCATTTCAAGGCATTTTGATTGTGGCTGAGCAAGTCATCATTGGCTTGGCCATGGGCTTGGCTGCTCAAATTATCTTTACCGGGGTTGAGATGGCAGGGCAGTTGAGTGGTTTGATGATGGGTTTTGGCTTTGCCTCCTTCTTTGATCCTCAGTCCCAAACCAATACTCCTGCGATTGGTACGATGATGAATATTCTAGCCATGATGGTCTTCTTGAGCATCAATGGCCATTTAATTTTAGTATCTGGTCTACTGGAGAGCTTTCGTACCTTCCCGATCGGGGTTGAAGCTCATGGCATCGACATGATGCGAATTGCCTTATGGGGCTCTAAAATCTTTAGTATTGGTCTACAGTTAGCGCTACCAATGGTAGCCGCACTATTGATCACCAATATTGCCTTAGGCATCTTGACAAGAGCAGCTCCGCAGTTAAATATTTTTGGTATTGGTTTTCCAATCACCATTTGCGTCGGCTTTATTGTCTTTGCTCTGATGATGCCGTCGATGGCGCCTGCTTATCGTTACTTCATTGAGCAGGGCATAGCTACTTCCCAATCCATTATTCAGTTGAGATAA
- a CDS encoding flagellar basal body-associated FliL family protein: MAIAPKPKAEEQEDAPRAPRKKSNKDFFIKIAGGVLALLIAGGGAYYYFVVRASAAPEAPPVVQIFVPLEVFTVNLKPESGDTQQYLQAMITLQVPSEKDAQALKDRMPEVRNRTLFILSAKTSSEISTVDGKTTLMNEILEAIKKPFAGSEVEQSLTGGYFTSFIIQ, from the coding sequence ATGGCTATTGCACCAAAACCCAAGGCTGAAGAGCAAGAAGATGCGCCGCGAGCGCCTCGCAAGAAGTCCAATAAAGACTTTTTTATCAAAATTGCTGGTGGCGTACTCGCTTTGCTGATTGCTGGGGGCGGAGCTTACTACTACTTCGTTGTACGGGCTAGCGCTGCTCCTGAAGCTCCACCAGTTGTACAAATTTTTGTGCCACTTGAAGTATTTACAGTGAATTTAAAGCCTGAAAGTGGTGATACACAACAATATTTGCAAGCCATGATTACCTTGCAGGTCCCTAGCGAAAAAGATGCACAAGCTTTGAAAGACCGGATGCCTGAAGTGCGCAACCGTACCCTATTTATTCTCTCTGCAAAAACTTCCAGTGAGATTTCGACAGTTGATGGAAAAACAACCCTAATGAATGAAATTCTTGAGGCCATTAAAAAACCTTTTGCTGGATCAGAAGTTGAACAAAGTCTGACCGGTGGTTATTTCACCTCCTTCATCATTCAATAA
- the fliN gene encoding flagellar motor switch protein FliN, with amino-acid sequence MPEMEQGTQNEPIRELDFIRDIPVQLTVELGRTKITIKNLLQLAQGSVVELDGSAGDLMDILVNGYIVAKGEVVVVNDKFGVRLTEIITPLERIRKLNK; translated from the coding sequence ATGCCAGAGATGGAGCAAGGGACTCAGAATGAGCCCATTCGTGAACTCGACTTTATTCGGGATATTCCTGTTCAGCTAACAGTAGAGCTTGGTCGTACCAAAATTACCATTAAGAATCTATTGCAGTTGGCACAAGGTTCTGTGGTTGAGCTTGATGGTTCCGCAGGCGATCTGATGGATATTTTGGTCAATGGCTATATTGTGGCTAAGGGCGAGGTCGTAGTGGTCAATGACAAGTTCGGCGTGCGCTTAACTGAAATCATTACCCCATTAGAGCGCATCAGAAAATTGAATAAATAA
- the fliO gene encoding flagellar biosynthetic protein FliO, which produces MIKPFHFLLLLAITLPSAAFAQMSAAPVVEGSSPMRVIFGLLLVLAVIGAFAWVMKRMNYAKIGGQSVAKIVGGVNVGARERVVVVEVAGHWIVTGVTAGQINSLASFKLSELENTAPTQITTGANAISENDLIPEAELAVEEIVASKSFASIAKERFRFEPRSHEVDAADALSSMANPALTALFKRLLKK; this is translated from the coding sequence TTGATTAAGCCCTTTCATTTTCTCCTGTTGCTTGCGATTACGCTGCCTAGTGCCGCTTTTGCTCAAATGAGCGCTGCGCCAGTGGTTGAAGGTTCTAGCCCAATGCGCGTGATTTTCGGGCTACTGCTGGTATTGGCGGTGATTGGTGCTTTTGCTTGGGTTATGAAGCGCATGAACTACGCCAAAATTGGTGGTCAGTCAGTCGCAAAAATTGTAGGTGGCGTAAATGTAGGTGCTCGTGAACGCGTAGTGGTGGTGGAAGTGGCTGGACATTGGATTGTGACAGGCGTTACCGCCGGTCAGATTAATAGTCTAGCCAGTTTCAAATTAAGTGAGCTGGAAAATACTGCTCCGACCCAAATCACAACCGGCGCGAATGCAATTTCTGAAAATGATCTGATTCCTGAGGCAGAATTGGCCGTAGAAGAGATTGTCGCAAGCAAGTCCTTTGCCAGTATTGCCAAAGAACGGTTTCGCTTTGAGCCCCGTAGCCACGAAGTAGATGCAGCAGATGCCCTCAGTTCTATGGCTAATCCTGCCTTAACTGCTTTATTTAAAAGATTACTCAAAAAATGA
- the fliP gene encoding flagellar type III secretion system pore protein FliP (The bacterial flagellar biogenesis protein FliP forms a type III secretion system (T3SS)-type pore required for flagellar assembly.), whose product MKLFSYPIQLISKPLSKKRCAQFAGVFLAFFSLSCLAADNSALNVFSSTAGANGGQNYSLSLQTLILLTALSFLPTVLLMMTSFTRIIIVLSLLRQAIGAQSSPPNQILLGLALFLTFFIMNPVLDRIYGEAYKPLTENKITMQQALDRGTTPIKEFMLKQTREADLAMFLNMTNKKVATAKDIPLSVLVPSFMTSELKTGFQIGFSIFIPFLVIDMVVASVLMAMGMMMLPPSIVSLPFKLMLFVLVDGWQLLLGSLANSFLQ is encoded by the coding sequence ATGAAGCTATTTTCATATCCCATTCAATTGATCAGTAAGCCTCTCAGTAAGAAACGCTGCGCGCAGTTCGCAGGAGTCTTCTTGGCTTTCTTCAGTCTGTCTTGCCTTGCTGCGGATAACTCAGCACTCAATGTTTTTTCTAGCACTGCTGGTGCGAATGGTGGCCAGAACTACAGCTTGAGTTTGCAAACGCTGATTTTATTAACGGCACTGTCGTTCTTGCCTACCGTGTTGCTGATGATGACCAGCTTTACACGGATCATTATTGTATTGTCCCTTTTACGCCAAGCGATTGGTGCGCAGTCATCACCGCCAAATCAAATTCTCTTGGGTCTGGCCCTATTTTTGACTTTCTTCATCATGAACCCCGTTTTAGATCGGATTTATGGAGAGGCCTATAAGCCCTTGACTGAGAATAAAATTACCATGCAGCAGGCTTTGGATCGCGGTACTACTCCCATCAAAGAATTCATGCTTAAGCAAACCCGTGAAGCAGATTTAGCGATGTTCCTTAATATGACGAATAAGAAGGTCGCTACAGCAAAAGATATTCCTTTGAGTGTTTTGGTTCCAAGCTTTATGACCAGTGAACTTAAAACCGGTTTCCAGATTGGTTTTAGTATCTTCATCCCATTTTTGGTCATCGATATGGTGGTTGCTAGCGTCTTGATGGCGATGGGTATGATGATGCTCCCGCCATCCATAGTTTCACTCCCATTTAAATTAATGCTATTTGTTCTAGTCGATGGCTGGCAGTTATTGCTCGGCTCTTTGGCCAATAGCTTTCTTCAGTAA
- a CDS encoding flagellar hook-length control protein FliK: MNLDPKISDAGLSSSTSLSSPNATGQNNLDGQSVQSSTSFGAVLTSQANLFKSVSGKDSLDFAKLLSPNVTQASQMIDKEKSMHEALVRADRVFQGNVNQIDLQNLIKDSLSYKLAATNPVQAYSNEKNATIVNPLLVQVTMGSQLSSAKGVFRNAEERFTVTEALKKEVDFGHRLNSGKVGFKNGEEATEDDLLNDFSKGRNPQSNPDEKEDSVEVAVLEGVSFVLPHSNIQSGEEMKTNIDLQMKMQSIFGSPQWIEELGQKTVILFSSDKQNAVINLNSDELGPLRILIHLDGDKVNVTFLSNDSQVCDAIQSGFEDLRAALLNAGVELNQAQVSSSASYQQTQAGLLHPATSDQTIGPTNPGKKLDLDTDLLTSTKIVSFYA; the protein is encoded by the coding sequence ATGAATCTCGATCCTAAAATTAGCGATGCTGGTCTTAGCTCGAGTACCAGCCTTTCAAGCCCTAATGCGACTGGCCAAAACAATCTCGACGGTCAGAGCGTTCAAAGTAGTACTTCGTTTGGGGCAGTCCTAACGAGTCAAGCAAACCTGTTTAAGAGCGTTAGCGGTAAAGATAGTTTGGACTTTGCCAAACTTCTGTCCCCCAATGTTACGCAAGCCTCACAAATGATTGACAAAGAAAAAAGTATGCATGAGGCTTTAGTCAGGGCTGACAGGGTTTTTCAAGGCAATGTCAATCAAATAGATCTGCAGAATTTAATTAAAGATAGCCTATCTTATAAGTTGGCAGCCACCAATCCAGTACAAGCCTATTCAAATGAAAAAAATGCGACGATAGTCAATCCTTTGTTAGTGCAAGTGACAATGGGATCTCAGCTCAGTAGCGCAAAAGGGGTATTTAGAAATGCTGAAGAACGATTTACTGTGACTGAAGCCCTTAAGAAAGAAGTAGATTTTGGGCATCGTCTCAATAGTGGCAAGGTAGGCTTCAAGAATGGTGAAGAAGCTACTGAGGACGACTTGCTAAACGACTTTTCAAAAGGAAGAAACCCGCAATCTAATCCGGATGAGAAAGAGGATTCTGTCGAAGTCGCCGTTCTTGAGGGAGTGAGTTTTGTTCTGCCTCATTCAAACATTCAATCTGGCGAAGAAATGAAGACCAATATTGATCTGCAGATGAAAATGCAATCCATCTTTGGCAGTCCACAGTGGATTGAAGAACTTGGGCAAAAAACTGTGATCTTATTTTCATCTGATAAACAAAATGCTGTCATTAATTTGAATTCAGATGAATTAGGCCCCTTAAGAATCCTGATTCATTTAGATGGTGACAAAGTCAATGTCACCTTTCTATCGAATGATTCTCAAGTATGTGACGCTATACAATCTGGATTTGAGGATTTGCGTGCCGCCTTGCTTAATGCGGGGGTGGAATTAAATCAAGCCCAAGTGAGTTCTAGCGCGAGCTATCAACAGACCCAAGCTGGACTTTTGCATCCTGCAACCAGTGACCAGACTATTGGGCCCACCAATCCTGGTAAAAAACTCGATTTAGACACTGATTTATTAACTTCCACTAAGATTGTCAGCTTCTACGCTTAA
- the fliJ gene encoding flagellar export protein FliJ, with product MSQSSLQAMRLLLKMAQHDLDLAAERLAKAHRTTNEAKQQKEQLLFYKQEYVLQNAVRMSQGMTVVDLQNFQSFLKNIDTAIQSQDRAIEQYHAISHQQMLHWQASQAKKRKYEILIEKNEKQARLLALKQDQKLMDEFSTTQFLLAPQPFH from the coding sequence ATGAGTCAATCGTCATTACAAGCGATGCGTCTGCTACTAAAAATGGCGCAACATGATTTGGATTTAGCCGCCGAACGGTTAGCTAAAGCCCATCGTACGACCAATGAAGCTAAACAACAAAAGGAGCAGCTACTTTTTTATAAACAGGAGTATGTGCTTCAGAATGCCGTCAGAATGTCACAAGGAATGACGGTTGTTGATTTGCAGAATTTCCAAAGTTTTTTAAAAAATATTGATACTGCTATTCAAAGTCAGGATCGGGCCATTGAGCAATACCATGCTATTTCTCATCAGCAGATGTTGCATTGGCAAGCTAGCCAAGCAAAAAAACGCAAGTATGAGATCTTGATTGAAAAAAATGAGAAGCAAGCTCGTTTGCTTGCTCTAAAGCAAGATCAGAAGTTAATGGATGAATTCTCGACAACCCAATTTCTTTTAGCTCCACAGCCATTTCATTAA